The Pseudonocardia broussonetiae DNA segment CGACGAGCTGCTCGCCACCGACCTCGCCGTGCGCCACGGCGCCGCCGCGCTCGACCTGCCGTCCGATGTGGACGGTCTGACGGCGCGCGCGGAGACCTGGAAGCCCTGGCGGTCCTACGCCGCCACCCACCTGTGGCGCTGCGCCGCAACGAGTCCCCGGAGGACGTCATGAGCACCTGGTCCACACTGGACACCCCGATCGGCCCGTTCACGGCCGTCGTCGACGAGGACGGGGCCGTGCTGGCCTCGGGCTGGACGGCCACCACCGACGACCTGCTGCCGCTGGTCCACCCGGCGCTGCGGCCGGCGTCGGTCGTCGAGGGCGACCTCGGGGCCGTCGGCGAGGCGATCACCCGCTACCACGCTGGCGAGCTGTCGGCGATCGACGACGTGCCCGTGCGGCAGCGCTCCGGGGAGTTCCTGCAGCACGCGTGGGACGTCCTGCGCACGGTGCCGGCGGGCGCGCCGGTGACCTACACCGAGTACGCCGCGAAGTCCGGGCGCCCGGCGGCGGTGCGGGCGGCGGCGTCGGCCTGCGCCCGCAACGCCGCGGCCCTGTTCGTGCCGTGCCACCGGGTGCTGCGGACCGACGGCACGCTCGGCGGGTTCCGGTGGGGGGTGGAGGTCAAGCAGCGCCTGCTGGACCACGAGCGGGCGCACTGACCTCGCCGCCCTCGCCGCCGCCGCCCCCGGTTGCCGCCGCCCCCGGTTGCAGCAAGGCCACCTTCATGACGGTTCGTTGCGTGAAGGTGGCCTTGCTGCAAGTCGGGAGGACGGGGCGGATCAGCCCGGGAGCTCCGTCGACGGCTTCAGCTGCAGCTGGTTGAAGATCGTGTTCGACTCGTCCAGCGTGCCGGTGCGGATCTCCCAGGTGTAGGGCGCGCCCTCGTAGACGCCGGTGGAGATGACCACCCCGTTGCTGTTCTGCACGGTGTACAGCGGGCCCTGGTTGACGCCGCCCACCTGCCACTGGTCGAACTCCTCGACGCGCGGGCCCAGGTCGGCCGTCTCCTGGTACCAGGCCTGCGCGGCCTCCTGGTCGGGCCACTGCGCGAAGACGACCTCGGCGCTGGGCGCGACGGCGGAGTAGTCGCAGGTGGAGGCCTCGGTCGGGAGGACGCCGGTGCTGGTGCGCACGGTCTGGTCCGACGCGGCGCAGGTCGAGTCGGCGGCGTCCGGGAAGACCGAGGC contains these protein-coding regions:
- a CDS encoding methylated-DNA--[protein]-cysteine S-methyltransferase, encoding MSTWSTLDTPIGPFTAVVDEDGAVLASGWTATTDDLLPLVHPALRPASVVEGDLGAVGEAITRYHAGELSAIDDVPVRQRSGEFLQHAWDVLRTVPAGAPVTYTEYAAKSGRPAAVRAAASACARNAAALFVPCHRVLRTDGTLGGFRWGVEVKQRLLDHERAH